CGAGGGCATTTCGGCCAAGCGCAGCGGCGCGAACGGCAGGCCAATGTGGCCGGCCTGGGCTTCGAGTAGCGCCAGGCGCACGCGGTGCACCGACCCGCGCTCGTAGTGCGCGTTCACACTCGTGAGTAGGTGCGCTACGAGCGCGGGTCGCGCCGGGCGTGGCAGAGGGCTAGCGCCGAGTCTTTGCCGCCGCTCCGGCTCATTAGGGCTTGTTCGGGCGTGGGGTGTCCTATCACAAAAACGTCCTGCCGCGCCAGACGCAGCAGGACGTTATTATTTGAGATAAGCTGCTCTACTTCAGCGTAAACGTGGCCTTGCCCATGAGGGCACCGCCTTCGTACAGCTCCACGGTGTGCTGGCCGATTTTGTAGTCGCCGCCCTTGGCGTACACGAAGTTGAGGGCCTGCTTGGTATTATCAAACACCACGTCCTGCTTCATAGTGTAGAAGGCTTCCTGACCATCGACGGTGAAGGTGCCGCCGCCCGTGCTCAGGTTGTAGAGCGCCGCGCCGTCGGGTTCCAGAATGCGCATGTAGATAGTTTTGGTGTCTTTGGGCGTCACGTCGTTGCGGCTCAGGTTGAAGGCCACTTTCACGCGGTCTACCTTCTTGGCCTTAAACTCCTCCTTGTCGTCGTCCTTCTCCTTGTCTTTTTTGTTGAGCACGCTCACGTGGATGTTATCAGCCTGAATCCGAGAGGCTACCGTTACTTTCTCGCTCAGGTCGCGGTTGGTTTTGGCAATGGTGCTAATGGTGTCGGTCAGCTTGTTCTGCTTTTCCTTAAGGGTCGTGGTTTCGGTGTAGAGGTTATCGTTCGACTTCTTGAGGTCGGCAATCTGGTCATCCTTTTTCTTAAGCTGGCTTTCCAGGTTGAGGGCGCGCTGCTTGAAGCGCTGCTGCTCGGCCAGCGAGAACGAGCCGGCCTTGAACGAGCGCAGCTTCAGCAAGTCGGCATTGATGCTGGCGATGCGCGCCTGGAGCGAGTCGTTGTTGAGGCCCAGCTTTTGCAAATCCTGGCTCTGGCGCTCGTAGCTGGCCTTCAGGTCTTCGTATTCCTTAATCTGGGTTTGCAGCTTGGTGTCTTTGGCCTGCACCTGAGTGGTCAGCTGCTCGTTTTCGGTCTTTTTCTGCGAATTCAAATAAAACAAGACCCCGTTGATACCTAGCAGCACGAGGACGAGCGCCACCCAGAGGAGGACGCGGCTATTGTTCTGGCGGGGTTCGGGATATTCCTGTTGAGGCTCCATAAAAGGGGTCTGGGGATAGAAGTGGCAGAAGAAAGGTGGGCTGGCGGGGCCGCTGCCTACCTTTGTGGCGGGTAAAAATAGGCGAAATTTCCAGTTGGCTCCGGCCTGCGTTATACTTGGCTCTCATGCAAACGGTTTTCCCGGCCTTCGATGCGGCCTATTGGCGGGCGCGCTACGCTACCCCCGGCCGCGCCGGCTGGGATGCCGGCCGCGCCACGCCGCCGCTGCGCGCCTACTTCGACCAGCTGGCCGTAGCTAGCCAGCCGCGCATCCTTATTCCGGGGGCTGGCCGGGCCTACGAAGCCGAGTATCTGCACCGGCGGGGCTTCCGCCACGTAGTAGTGGCCGACCTGGCGCCCGAGCCACTGGCCGCGCTGGCCGGCCGCGTGCCCGATTTTCCAGCGGAAAACCTCTGGCTAGCCGATTTTTTTGCGCTGGACCCGGCCGAAAAGTTTGATTTAATTATCGAGCAAACGTTTTTCTGCGCCATCGACCCTAGCCAGCGGCCGGCCTACGCCCGGCAGTGCGCGGCGCTGCTGCGGCCGGGCGGCAAGGTAGTAGGGCTGCTCTTCGATACTGAGTTTGCCGGGGCTAGCGAGCCGCCGTTTGGCGGCAGCCGCGCCGAGTATGCGGCCTATTTTGCGCCGTATTTTGAGTTTATCCACTTCGAGACGGCGTACAACTCGCTAACTGCCCGGGCAGGGCGCGAATTATTTATTTGCCTGCAAAAACTGTAATACTGTGAAAGATGTGGAAATGCATTGATTTCTAATGCTTTTCCTATCCGCTCATTTTTACATTCTTTTCTCTCCACATTTCGCACATTATTATAAATTCCATGCTCACTTCCCTCGCCCAGGCCCTCCCCCACTTCCGCAATACCAACTCCGGTCAATTCTTTCTGATGGCTGGCCCCTGCGTTATCGAGGGCGAGGACATGGCCCTGCGCATTGCCGAGCGCGTGAAGCATATTACCGATAAGCTCCAGATTCCGTACATTTTTAAGGGTTCGTACCGCAAAGCCAATCGCTCGCGGCTCGATTCCTTCACGG
The genomic region above belongs to Hymenobacter sp. BRD128 and contains:
- a CDS encoding methyltransferase domain-containing protein, which encodes MQTVFPAFDAAYWRARYATPGRAGWDAGRATPPLRAYFDQLAVASQPRILIPGAGRAYEAEYLHRRGFRHVVVADLAPEPLAALAGRVPDFPAENLWLADFFALDPAEKFDLIIEQTFFCAIDPSQRPAYARQCAALLRPGGKVVGLLFDTEFAGASEPPFGGSRAEYAAYFAPYFEFIHFETAYNSLTARAGRELFICLQKL